From the Kitasatospora atroaurantiaca genome, the window CACACCACCAGCTCGACCTTGTCCAGGAAGTCCGCGAAGGAGGCGTACTTGCCCTTCTCCTTGCGGGTCTTGACGAGCGACTCGATCACCGGCACGCCGACGTTGCGCACCGCCTTCAGACCGAAGCGGACGTCGCTGCCGACGGCGGTGAAGTCGACCACGGACTCGTTCACGTCCGGGGAGAGGATCTTGATGCCCATCTGGCGGCACTCGGCCAGGTAGACCGCCATCTTGTCCTTGTCGTCGGCCACCGAGGTGAGCAGCGCGGCCATGTACTCGGCCGGGTAGTTGGCCTTCAGATAGGCGGTCTGGTACGAGACCAGGCCGTAGGCGGCGGAGTGCGATTTGTTGAACGCGTAACCGGCGAACGGCACCAGGACGTCCCACACGGCCTGGATGGCCTCGTCCGAGTACCCGCGTTCGCGGCAGCCGGCCTGGAAGGGGACGAACTCCTTCTCCAGGACCTCCTTCTTCTTCTTGCCCATCGCGCGGCGGAGCAGGTCTGCCTGTCCGAGGCTGTAGCCGGCCAGTACCTGCGCGGCTCGCTGCACCTGCTCCTGATAGACGATCAGGCCGTAGGTGGGGCCCAGGACTTCGCTCAGCGGGGCTTCCAGCTCGGGGTGGATCGGGATGATCTCCTGCTGGGCGTTCTTGCGCAGCGCGTAGTTGGTGTGGGAGTTCATGCCCATCGGGCCGGGCCGGTACAGCGCCGAGACGGCGGAGATGTCGGCGAACTCGGTGGGCTTCATCAGGCGCAGCAGGGCGCGCATGGGGCCACCGTCGAGCTGGAAGACGCCCAGGGTGTCGCCCCTGGCGAGCAGTTGGTAGGTGGTGGGGTCGTCCAGCGGGATCTTCTCGATGTCGACGTCGATGCCGCGGTTGGCCTTGATGATCTTGATGGCGTGGTCGATGATGCCCAGGTTGCGCAGACCCAGGAAGTCCATCTTGATCAGGCCCATGGCTTCGCACGACGGGTAGTCGAAGCCGGTGATGATCACGCCGTCCTTGTCCCGCTTGTGCAGCGGGATCAGGTCGAGCAGCGGGGTGGAGGAGAGGATGACGGCGGCGGCGTGCACGCCGGTGCCGCGGATCAGGCCCTCGATGCCGCGGCCGGTGTCGATGATCTTCTTGACGTCCGGCTCGTTGTCGTACAGCGCCCGGATCTCGGTGCCCTCGTTGTAGCGCGGGTGGCTCTCGTTGAAGAGGTCCGCCAGCGGGACGCCCTTGCCCATCACGTCCGGGGGCATCGCCTTGGTGATCCGGTCGCCCATGGCGAACGGGTAGCCCAGGATGCGGTTGGCGTCCTTGACGGCGGCCTTGGCCTTGATGGTGCCGAAGGTGTTCACCTGGGCGGTGTAGGCCGAGCCGTACTTGTCGGTGACGTAGCGCACCATCTGGTCGCGCTGGCGGTCGTCGAAGTCGATGTCGACGTCCGGGGGGTTGATGCGCTCGGGGTTCAGGAACCGCTCGAACAGCAGGTCGTGCTCCAGCGGGTCGAGTTCGGTGATCCGCGTCAGGTACGCGACCATCGAGCCTGCCGCCGAGCCTCGGCCCGGGCCGACCGGGATGCCGTTGTCCCGGGCGTACTGGCAGATGTCCGCGACCACGAGGAAGTAGGCGTCGAACCCCATCGGGGAGATGACGCCCATCTCCAGCTCGATCCGGTCCAGGACCTCCTGGCTCGGGTTGTCGCCGTAGCGGATCTTCAGCCCTGCGGCGATCTTCTTGCGCAGGTACGAGGCCTGGGTCTCGCCCTCGGGGACGTCGAACTGCGGCATCCGGTCGACGTAGGTGAAGACCTCGTCGTACGACTCGATCCGCTCGGCGATCAACAGGGTGTTGTCGCAGGCCTCCGGCAGCTCGCGGAACAGCTCGCGCATCTCGGCGGCGGTCTTGATGTAGTAGCCGGTGCCCTGGAACTTGAAGCGGTTCGGGTCGTCCTTGTTCTTGCCCACGCCGACGCAGAGCAGGCTGTCGTGCGCGTCCGCCTGGTCGGCGGTGACGTAGTGCGAGTCGTTGGTGGCCAGCAGCGGGATGTTCAGCTGCTTGGCGAGGCGCAGAAGATCCTGGCGGACATCGCGCTCGATGGACAGGTCATGGTCCATCAGCTCCAGGAAGTAGTTCTCCTTGCCGAAGATGTCCTGGTACGCGCCGGCGGCCTTGACCGCCTCCTCGTACTGCCCGAGGCGCAGCCGGGTCTGCACCTCGCCCGAGGGGCAGCCGGTGGTGGCGATGATGCCGCTCGCGTTCGCGGAGATGATCTCGCGGTCCATGCGGGGCTTCATGTAGTAGCCCTCCATCGACGCGAGCGAGGAGAGCTTGAAGAGGTTCCGCAGGCCGGTCGCGTTCTGGGCCCACATCGTCATGTGGGTGTAGCGGCCGCCGCCGGAGACGTCCTTGCCGCCCTCGCCGTCCGCGCTGGCCGGGCGCTGGCCGCCGGGGGACCAGAAGACCTGCTTCTTCTCGAAGCGCGAGCCGGGTGCGACGTACGCCTCGATGCCGATGATCGGCTTGACGCCGGTCTTGGCCGCGGAGTGGAAGAACTCGTACGCGCCGAACATGTTGCCGTGGTCGCTCATCGCGATGGCAGGCATGCCCTGTCTCTCGGCCTCCGCGAAGAGCTTGCCGTTCTTCGCCGCTCCGTCCAGCATCGAGTACTCGGTGTGGACGTGCAGATGAGCGAAGGTGTCAGACACTGCGGTGAAGCTCCTTGCGGTGGGTGCCCGGAGGGAAGTGCCCCACCCTAGCGGGCGGCGGAGCTCGACTCGCGGGGTTGCCCCGCAACCGCCGGCCGATTTGACAAGCCTTTGACACCCGCTCGCCCCCGGAGCAGCCGTCGCACACCGCCGCGCCCGTGGGACGCGGGCGCGGCGGTGTGAGAGGCGTCAGGTCAGCTCGGCATCATGCCCATCTGGCGCATCATGCCGACGGAGTCCCAGCTCCACCAGCCCTCCTTGACCTTGCCCTCCTCGAACCGGAACATCGTCATCCCGTCGCACTCGATGGTCTTGCCGCTGGCCGGCATGCCCATGAACTCCCCGATGTGGGTGCCGCGCCAGGTCCAGCGGGTCGCCACCTGGTCGCCGTCGGCGACCTGGCTCTGGATGTCGAAGGTGAAGTCGAAGGCCTTGCGGTAGCCCTCGATCATCGTCCTGACGGCCGCCGGACCGACCGTGTCCTGGTCCATCGACGGGTCGTGGTCGACGTAGTCCGGGGCGAGCAGCTCGTCGATCGCGGACATGTCTCCCATCGGCGGGTTCACCAGCAGTCGCCGGGCTGCCTCCTTGTGGAGCTGGTCGTCGCGGACCAGATCGAGGTTGGTGAAGGTCGGCGGCTCCTGACAGAGCGCCACCATCTCCCGGAAGATCCGGTCGGTCTCCGGCAGGCCGGAGTTGCGCATCGCCGCCTCGTACGAGGGAAACTCGACGATCTCCACGATGTGCCGGGCGTCCGCCCGGTCCGCGCCGACCATCGCGTGGGTGGCGGTGCGCCTGCCCTGGCTCTGCTCGATCCAGGTGTCCATCAGCCGGTTGAGCTCGTCCGGCTGCTCCGTGCGGCACTCGACGATCTGTACAAAGGTCATCGCGGACCTCCCGATCACACCCCCCTGCATGCCTGCGTCCGCGACCGCTGCCCTTCCACTGTCCTCCTGCCGCGCCTCGGGCACCACAAGGCCGGTTCAGGTGAGGGGTGCGATGTCCCGCATTGCTTCGCCCCGACCGGGTAGCCGCAGCAACAGGGGCGGCGAGTCGTGCCGCCCCTGTCCCGGGGCTTGGAGGAGATCATGGAACTCGCGTTTCTCAGCCCGCTGCTCGACCGTCCGGGCCCCTGGGCCTCCGTCTACCTCGAAACCTCGCGCAACACCGAGGACGCGGCCAAGCAGCAGGAACTGCGCGAACGGGCAGCCGGTGAGCAGCTGGCCGCACAAGGCGTGGACTCCGCCACCTGGGCCGCCCTGCGGGCGCACCTCGCCGCCGAGCCGGTCTCACGCGCTCCGGCCGGCCGGGCGCTCTTCGCGACCGGCGGAGAGGTCGTGCTCGACCTTCCGCTGGAGACGCCGCCCCCGGCCCCCGAGACGGCGTGGACGGCCCTGCCCCACCTGAGCCCGCTGCTGCGCCTGCGCGGGGAGGAGTACTCCTGCCTCGTGGCGTACATCGACCGCACCGGCGCCGACATCGAGGTGCGGGACGCACAGTCGCGCAAGCCGATCGGCCAGGCGGAGGGCGGGCAGGCGGAGGGGCGGCAGTGGCAGGGCCGTGGGCACCGCTCCGTGCCCGCCGACCGCTACGAGTGGCACTACCAGCACAAGGTCCACGACACCTGGGAGCGGACGGCCGTGATCATCGCCGACGAGATCGCCCGGTGCTGGCGGGACAGCGGCGCCAGGATGCTCGTCCTGGCGGGCGACCCGCGCGAACGGCGTGCGGTGCACGAACTGCTGCCACAGCCGCTGCGCCAGGTCGCAGTCGAGGTCGAGGGCGCCGGCCGGGCCGCCGGCTCCTCGCCCGAACGGCTGGACCGGCAGATTGCCCAGGTCCGCGAAGACCGTGCCCGAGCGCACCTCGACGAGGCGCTGGAACAGTTCCGCGCAGGCCGCGGCCGCCCCGGCGAACACGGCAGTCTGGGGCCCGACACCGGCCCCGGCGAGGCAGCCGAGGGAATCCCCGCGGTCGTGGACGCGGCCCGGCGCCACCAGGTGGCGACCCTGCTCGTCCAGGAGTCGGCCGGCGACGTGGAACGTCCGCTCTGGGTCGGCCCCGAACCCGACCAACTGGCCGTACGCCGCGCCGAGGCCCAGACCCTGGGCGTGGCCGCGCCCGAGCAGGCCCGCGCCGACGACGCACTGCTGCGCTCGGCCATCGCCGCCGGGGCCGAGGCCCTGCTGGTCCCCGATGAGGTTGCGGGCCCGGCCGGAGGCCTCGGTGCGATCCTGCGCTGGAGCGACCACCCGGCGTGAGCCGGCCGGCGGACCCCCGGTGCAGCCGGTCCGACGCAGCGGCCCCCGGGACGCGGCGGGGATTCGGGCGGTCGAGAACGGGAAGGCGACCAGGTGAGCCCCGCATCCCGTACGAACGAAGGGGACTCACCATGACGAACGCGAAAACCGGGCCGCCGACCCATCGGTTCCCGCCGGACCCGTCGGACCCGGACCCGTATCCGGCGCCGCCCACGCATCCCTTCCCGATCGACCCTCAGGCGCCGAGGCCGGCGCCGAAGCCGCCACAGGAGCCGGAGCCTCCGGCCGAGGGGGTGCGCTGATCGGCTCCGGTGCCGATCCGGATGAGTTCGCCGTCGCCGCCGTCCGCACCGCCGCCGCCGTCGCCTGCGGCTCGGCCGCACTCACGGCGATCCGGGTGAACGGCCCGCCTCCGCGCAGGTCGGCGAGG encodes:
- the dnaE gene encoding DNA polymerase III subunit alpha; translated protein: MSDTFAHLHVHTEYSMLDGAAKNGKLFAEAERQGMPAIAMSDHGNMFGAYEFFHSAAKTGVKPIIGIEAYVAPGSRFEKKQVFWSPGGQRPASADGEGGKDVSGGGRYTHMTMWAQNATGLRNLFKLSSLASMEGYYMKPRMDREIISANASGIIATTGCPSGEVQTRLRLGQYEEAVKAAGAYQDIFGKENYFLELMDHDLSIERDVRQDLLRLAKQLNIPLLATNDSHYVTADQADAHDSLLCVGVGKNKDDPNRFKFQGTGYYIKTAAEMRELFRELPEACDNTLLIAERIESYDEVFTYVDRMPQFDVPEGETQASYLRKKIAAGLKIRYGDNPSQEVLDRIELEMGVISPMGFDAYFLVVADICQYARDNGIPVGPGRGSAAGSMVAYLTRITELDPLEHDLLFERFLNPERINPPDVDIDFDDRQRDQMVRYVTDKYGSAYTAQVNTFGTIKAKAAVKDANRILGYPFAMGDRITKAMPPDVMGKGVPLADLFNESHPRYNEGTEIRALYDNEPDVKKIIDTGRGIEGLIRGTGVHAAAVILSSTPLLDLIPLHKRDKDGVIITGFDYPSCEAMGLIKMDFLGLRNLGIIDHAIKIIKANRGIDVDIEKIPLDDPTTYQLLARGDTLGVFQLDGGPMRALLRLMKPTEFADISAVSALYRPGPMGMNSHTNYALRKNAQQEIIPIHPELEAPLSEVLGPTYGLIVYQEQVQRAAQVLAGYSLGQADLLRRAMGKKKKEVLEKEFVPFQAGCRERGYSDEAIQAVWDVLVPFAGYAFNKSHSAAYGLVSYQTAYLKANYPAEYMAALLTSVADDKDKMAVYLAECRQMGIKILSPDVNESVVDFTAVGSDVRFGLKAVRNVGVPVIESLVKTRKEKGKYASFADFLDKVELVVCNKRTVDSLVKAGAFDSLGHTRLSLSTVHESAIDAVTGVKKQQAIGQDDLFGALGGGDDTPAIGLDFELTEREWPRKQLLSLEREMLGLYVSSHPLDGAEHILSRNRDTSIAELMGSGRTEGEVRLAGLITGVDRRINKAGNAWAIITLADRDGSVEVLFFPATYNLMADQMVEDNVISARGRLNERDGSLSIFGQEITTLDVSSAELGTKPPVQITMPTGKVTPEVVAELKRSLQAHPGDVPVRLLTTNWDKNTLYELGFLVNPDNGLASDIKTLLGTHAWMGSV
- a CDS encoding ester cyclase, with translation MTFVQIVECRTEQPDELNRLMDTWIEQSQGRRTATHAMVGADRADARHIVEIVEFPSYEAAMRNSGLPETDRIFREMVALCQEPPTFTNLDLVRDDQLHKEAARRLLVNPPMGDMSAIDELLAPDYVDHDPSMDQDTVGPAAVRTMIEGYRKAFDFTFDIQSQVADGDQVATRWTWRGTHIGEFMGMPASGKTIECDGMTMFRFEEGKVKEGWWSWDSVGMMRQMGMMPS